In the genome of Bradyrhizobium sp. CIAT3101, one region contains:
- a CDS encoding FAD-dependent oxidoreductase encodes MSKAFSSEVDAGSRKENASKQKSDYDVAVVGGGLLGSAIAWGLGRLGKSVAVLDEGDITKRASRANFALVWVQSKGLGMPAYTVWTVQASQAWGRLASELKQQTGLDVALQQNGGFHLTLGEDEFGQRTELVKRMHNQVGAADYKMEMLSASEVRKSLPLIGPEVSGGSYCPLDGHVNSLRTFRAFHTGFKAFGIDYFPEQPVSAISKSGGEFRLATPKGELRAAKIVLAAGNANQTLAPMVGLYAPMGPTRGQIVVTERTMPFLPHPLTTIRQTDEGTVMIGDSKEDELDDRALKHSISAVMTDRAQRMFPHLARLNVVRSWAGIRVMPQDGFPIYEQSETHPGAFVACCHSGVTLASNHAFEIARMVAQGALEPELVGAFSASRFGSAGAANNSGY; translated from the coding sequence ATGTCTAAAGCGTTTTCGAGCGAAGTGGACGCCGGTTCGCGTAAAGAAAACGCGTCTAAACAAAAGTCCGACTATGACGTCGCCGTCGTTGGCGGCGGATTGCTCGGCTCCGCCATTGCCTGGGGCCTCGGCCGGCTCGGCAAGAGCGTGGCCGTGCTCGACGAAGGCGACATCACCAAGCGTGCTTCGCGCGCGAATTTTGCGCTGGTCTGGGTTCAGAGCAAGGGCCTCGGCATGCCCGCCTATACGGTGTGGACCGTGCAGGCGTCGCAGGCCTGGGGGCGGCTCGCGTCCGAACTGAAGCAACAGACCGGGCTCGACGTCGCGCTCCAGCAGAACGGCGGCTTTCATCTCACGCTCGGCGAGGACGAATTCGGCCAGCGCACCGAACTGGTCAAGCGCATGCATAACCAGGTCGGCGCGGCCGACTACAAGATGGAGATGCTGTCCGCATCCGAGGTCAGGAAGTCGCTGCCGCTGATCGGTCCCGAAGTCTCGGGCGGCAGCTACTGTCCGCTCGACGGCCATGTCAATTCGCTGCGGACCTTCCGCGCCTTCCACACCGGCTTCAAGGCATTCGGCATCGACTACTTTCCGGAGCAGCCGGTCTCGGCAATCAGCAAGAGTGGCGGCGAATTCCGCCTGGCCACGCCGAAGGGTGAGCTGCGTGCCGCGAAGATTGTGCTTGCCGCCGGCAATGCCAACCAGACGCTGGCGCCGATGGTCGGCCTCTACGCGCCGATGGGGCCGACCCGCGGCCAGATCGTCGTGACCGAGCGCACCATGCCGTTCCTGCCGCATCCGCTGACCACGATCCGCCAGACCGACGAGGGCACGGTGATGATCGGCGACAGCAAGGAGGATGAGCTCGACGATCGCGCGCTGAAACATTCGATCAGCGCTGTCATGACCGATCGTGCGCAGCGGATGTTTCCGCATCTCGCGCGACTGAACGTGGTCAGGAGCTGGGCCGGCATTCGCGTCATGCCGCAGGACGGCTTTCCGATCTACGAGCAGTCGGAGACGCATCCTGGCGCCTTCGTCGCCTGCTGCCATTCGGGCGTGACGCTGGCCTCCAACCATGCCTTCGAGATCGCGCGCATGGTTGCGCAAGGCGCGCTCGAACCGGAACTGGTCGGCGCGTTCTCCGCCAGCCGTTTTGGTAGCGCGGGCGCTGCGAACAACAGCGGCTATTAG
- a CDS encoding ABC transporter ATP-binding protein, translating into MAYLELDRVAKQFGAQTVVDDFSLAVGKGEFISFLGPSGCGKTTTLQMIAGFLDPTRGAIRLEDKDLTAIHPAKRGLGIVFQSYALFPHMTAAENVAFGLEMRNAPRNERAERVRAALAMVGLAGYEDRHPRRMSGGQQQRVALARALVIKPSVLLLDEPLSNLDAKLREEMQIELRQIQRTIGTTTILVTHDQNEAMSLSDRIVVMSQGKIEQIGTPQETYEKPASAFVSQFLGKTNDFAGTIDRTATPARLVAGSWSAPAPAGLSGPVTVSIRPERIGFGDAGLSAKIVTRIFQGNHWLFQCGSECGPAIVIRQNDGQPQPAEGEAVRLTWRPEDMSVRARSVA; encoded by the coding sequence ATGGCCTATCTCGAGCTCGATCGGGTCGCCAAACAGTTCGGCGCGCAGACCGTGGTCGATGACTTCAGTCTGGCGGTCGGCAAGGGGGAGTTCATCTCCTTCCTTGGCCCCTCCGGCTGCGGCAAGACCACGACGTTGCAGATGATCGCGGGCTTCCTTGACCCCACGCGCGGCGCAATCCGGCTCGAGGACAAGGACCTGACCGCGATCCATCCGGCCAAGCGCGGGCTCGGCATCGTGTTCCAGAGCTACGCGTTGTTTCCGCACATGACCGCGGCGGAGAACGTCGCCTTCGGCCTCGAGATGCGCAACGCCCCGCGCAACGAGCGAGCCGAGCGCGTTCGCGCCGCGCTCGCGATGGTGGGCCTCGCCGGTTATGAGGATCGCCATCCGCGCCGGATGTCCGGTGGCCAGCAGCAGCGCGTCGCGCTGGCGCGCGCGCTGGTGATCAAGCCGAGCGTGCTGCTGCTCGACGAGCCGCTGTCCAATCTCGATGCCAAGCTACGCGAGGAGATGCAGATCGAGCTGCGCCAGATCCAGCGCACCATCGGCACCACGACGATCCTCGTCACGCATGACCAGAACGAAGCGATGTCGCTGTCCGACCGCATCGTGGTGATGAGCCAGGGCAAGATCGAGCAGATCGGCACGCCGCAGGAAACCTATGAGAAGCCGGCCTCGGCCTTCGTCTCGCAGTTTCTGGGCAAAACCAACGATTTTGCCGGGACCATCGATCGGACTGCGACCCCGGCGCGGTTGGTGGCCGGTTCCTGGAGCGCGCCGGCGCCTGCCGGCTTGAGCGGCCCCGTCACCGTCAGCATTCGCCCCGAACGCATCGGTTTCGGCGATGCCGGCCTCAGCGCAAAGATCGTCACGCGCATCTTCCAGGGCAATCACTGGCTGTTCCAGTGCGGCAGCGAATGCGGCCCGGCGATCGTGATCCGCCAGAATGACGGTCAACCGCAGCCGGCTGAAGGCGAGGCCGTTCGCCTCACCTGGCGGCCGGAGGACATGAGCGTGCGTGCGAGGAGCGTCGCATGA
- a CDS encoding LysR family transcriptional regulator, producing the protein MTEGSVTRAASALTMTQPAVSNALARLRDALGDPLFVRSGTGIRPTQRAVVLWQPIGEALESVRGALDEQVFDPGRAQTEFTLSMSDYVASLVMPDLLNHLGKVAPRSRVHTVPNTIVEIADQLEDNRVDCVLSVYVNEAQQPAAIRSRLLWTVDYACFMRRDHPLATQKRLSTRAFLNARHVDVSLAGKTQPSYDLFLASRGLSRNLVATVNHYSAAYETVRQSDLIAVLPSDLRSQSRHAPFLHAMPLPLKAPARIVSLFWHQRNDTVPAQRWLRETLVGMFAKSD; encoded by the coding sequence ATGACCGAGGGCAGCGTCACGCGCGCCGCGAGTGCTCTGACAATGACCCAGCCCGCCGTCAGCAACGCACTCGCGCGCCTGCGCGACGCGCTCGGCGATCCCCTGTTCGTGCGATCGGGCACCGGCATCCGTCCCACGCAACGCGCCGTCGTGCTGTGGCAGCCGATCGGTGAAGCCCTGGAAAGCGTGCGCGGCGCGCTCGACGAGCAGGTATTCGATCCCGGCCGCGCCCAGACCGAGTTCACCCTGTCGATGTCGGACTATGTGGCTTCGCTGGTGATGCCGGACCTGCTGAATCATCTCGGCAAGGTCGCGCCGAGGTCGCGCGTGCACACCGTTCCCAACACCATCGTGGAGATCGCCGACCAGCTCGAGGACAACCGGGTCGACTGCGTCTTGAGCGTTTACGTCAACGAGGCGCAGCAGCCGGCCGCCATCCGCTCGCGTTTGCTATGGACGGTCGACTATGCCTGCTTCATGCGGCGCGACCATCCGCTGGCGACACAAAAGCGGCTGAGCACGCGCGCCTTTCTCAACGCAAGGCATGTCGATGTGAGCCTCGCCGGCAAGACACAGCCGTCCTACGATCTGTTTCTCGCCTCGCGCGGGCTGTCGCGCAATCTGGTGGCGACCGTCAACCATTACAGCGCAGCCTACGAGACCGTGCGGCAGTCCGACCTCATTGCCGTACTGCCAAGCGATCTCCGTTCGCAGTCGCGCCACGCGCCGTTCCTGCATGCGATGCCGCTGCCGCTCAAGGCGCCGGCCCGCATCGTCAGCCTGTTCTGGCACCAGCGCAACGACACCGTGCCCGCGCAGCGCTGGCTGCGCGAGACCCTGGTCGGGATGTTCGCCAAATCGGACTGA
- a CDS encoding ABC transporter permease: MSAAAEERSARAPWALTAPALMLFVGVLLIPLAMTVMLSFHDWGQYKGIEPVFILKNWQEIATDPYYAEMFWRTFRIAILTTLLTALLGAPEAYILNRMSGRWKSFFLLVILGPLLISVVARTLGWALLFGGNNGLVNKLLMMLGVIRSPIPFMFTETGMVVALAHVMMPFMVLSVWAALQRLDPQIENAAMSLGAGPVTIIRRIIMPQIMPGVLSGAIIVFSLSASAFATPAIIGGRRLKVAATLAYDEFLNTLNWPLGAAVATLLLVALVLIVVGSNALIERRYAEVFR; this comes from the coding sequence ATGAGCGCGGCCGCCGAGGAGCGCAGTGCGCGTGCCCCATGGGCGCTGACGGCGCCCGCCCTGATGCTGTTCGTCGGCGTGCTGCTGATTCCGCTGGCGATGACCGTGATGCTGTCGTTCCACGATTGGGGCCAGTATAAGGGCATCGAGCCGGTCTTCATTCTGAAGAACTGGCAGGAGATCGCGACTGATCCCTATTACGCCGAGATGTTCTGGCGCACATTTCGCATCGCGATCCTGACCACGTTGCTCACCGCTCTGCTCGGCGCGCCCGAAGCCTACATCCTCAACCGGATGAGCGGCCGCTGGAAGAGCTTTTTCCTGCTGGTCATTCTCGGGCCGCTGCTGATCTCCGTGGTGGCGCGCACGCTCGGCTGGGCGCTGCTGTTCGGCGGCAACAACGGCCTCGTCAACAAGCTGCTGATGATGCTCGGTGTAATCCGCTCACCCATTCCCTTCATGTTCACCGAGACCGGCATGGTCGTCGCGCTCGCGCATGTGATGATGCCGTTCATGGTGCTGTCGGTCTGGGCCGCGCTGCAGCGGCTCGATCCACAGATCGAGAATGCGGCGATGTCGCTCGGCGCGGGACCCGTGACCATTATCCGCCGCATCATCATGCCGCAGATCATGCCGGGTGTGCTGTCGGGCGCGATCATCGTGTTCTCGCTCTCGGCCAGCGCCTTTGCGACCCCCGCGATCATCGGCGGCCGCAGGCTGAAGGTCGCGGCGACGCTTGCCTATGACGAATTCCTCAACACGCTGAACTGGCCGCTGGGAGCGGCGGTCGCAACGCTGCTGCTGGTGGCGCTGGTGCTGATCGTGGTCGGCAGCAACGCGCTGATCGAACGCCGCTATGCGGAGGTGTTCCGATGA
- a CDS encoding RidA family protein: MSITRSIRTPIMHRAVEANGFVFVGGTIADDTSVSMGDQTRNILGKIAGYLKEVGTDKSRIVSASIFVTDLSRKKEMDAAWTEFFGDDLPTRATVGVADLGGGALIEVVVTALKG; the protein is encoded by the coding sequence ATGAGCATCACCCGCAGCATCCGCACGCCCATCATGCACCGCGCCGTCGAAGCCAATGGCTTCGTCTTCGTCGGCGGCACGATTGCCGACGACACCTCGGTCTCGATGGGCGATCAGACCCGCAACATCCTCGGCAAGATCGCCGGCTACCTGAAGGAGGTCGGCACCGACAAGAGCCGGATCGTCAGCGCCTCGATCTTCGTCACGGATCTCTCCAGGAAGAAGGAGATGGATGCGGCCTGGACCGAGTTCTTCGGCGACGATCTGCCGACCCGCGCCACCGTCGGCGTCGCCGATCTCGGTGGCGGCGCGCTGATCGAGGTGGTTGTCACCGCGCTCAAGGGCTGA
- a CDS encoding MFS transporter, with the protein MSMISARIERLPFARFHMHLLLMGGLGYMFDAMDAAVLAFILPVLRTAWNLSSVEIGVLGSSTYIGFLFGALFAGTLGDLIGRRAVMMSALALYCVASIVSAVVDSWSAFFAARVVAGMGTGAESAIIAPYLAEFVARRYRGSFTGALAGFFSFGFVAAALLGYFIVPAYDNGWRIVLVITAIPVVMLLWWRRALPESPRWLESRGREKEAEAVLDRIEAGFAREGHVLPPPVVEVAPPTGTGGTLLANFAALLAARQARITIMTWIMWLAITFSYYSFFVWIPGLLVQNGMSITKSFGYSIAIYCAQIPGYFSAAYFNERIGRQATIATYMVLGGISALGLAFAQTDQHIMLAGILLSLFMNGTYAGVYAYTAEVFPTPVRTTGAGLASAIGRIGAIVSPILVGYLYPNFGFAGVFGVTTTVLLLGAVTVVLMGVPTRGRSLEEIAAGEVA; encoded by the coding sequence ATGTCAATGATATCGGCGCGCATCGAGCGCCTTCCGTTCGCGCGCTTCCACATGCATCTCCTGCTGATGGGCGGGCTTGGCTACATGTTCGACGCGATGGATGCGGCGGTGCTGGCCTTCATCCTGCCGGTGCTGCGGACTGCCTGGAATTTGTCGAGCGTCGAGATCGGCGTGCTCGGCAGCAGCACCTATATCGGCTTCCTGTTCGGAGCCCTGTTCGCCGGCACGCTCGGTGACCTGATCGGGCGCCGTGCAGTGATGATGTCGGCGCTGGCGCTTTACTGCGTGGCGTCGATCGTCAGTGCGGTGGTCGATAGCTGGTCGGCGTTCTTCGCTGCACGCGTCGTCGCCGGCATGGGCACCGGCGCGGAGAGCGCGATCATCGCGCCCTATCTCGCGGAATTCGTGGCGCGGCGTTACCGCGGCAGCTTTACCGGCGCGCTGGCCGGCTTCTTCTCCTTCGGCTTCGTCGCGGCGGCCTTGCTCGGCTACTTCATCGTGCCCGCCTATGATAACGGCTGGCGTATCGTGCTGGTGATCACGGCAATACCCGTCGTCATGCTGTTGTGGTGGCGTCGGGCCCTTCCGGAATCGCCGCGCTGGCTCGAAAGCCGCGGACGGGAGAAGGAAGCCGAGGCCGTGCTTGATCGAATCGAGGCCGGCTTTGCGCGCGAGGGCCATGTCCTGCCGCCGCCGGTCGTCGAAGTTGCCCCGCCCACCGGGACCGGCGGAACGCTGCTCGCCAATTTCGCGGCACTTCTGGCGGCCCGTCAGGCCCGCATCACCATCATGACCTGGATCATGTGGCTTGCGATCACCTTCAGCTATTACTCCTTCTTCGTCTGGATCCCGGGTCTTCTGGTCCAGAACGGCATGAGCATCACCAAGAGCTTCGGCTATTCGATCGCGATCTATTGCGCGCAGATCCCCGGCTATTTCAGTGCCGCCTATTTCAACGAGCGCATCGGCCGGCAGGCGACGATTGCGACCTACATGGTGCTCGGCGGCATCAGCGCGCTCGGCCTCGCCTTCGCGCAGACGGATCAGCACATCATGCTGGCGGGAATTCTGCTGTCGTTGTTCATGAACGGCACCTATGCGGGCGTCTATGCCTACACCGCCGAGGTATTCCCGACGCCGGTCAGGACCACCGGTGCCGGGCTTGCGTCCGCAATCGGTCGCATCGGCGCGATCGTGTCGCCGATCCTGGTCGGCTACCTCTATCCCAATTTCGGCTTCGCCGGCGTGTTCGGCGTCACCACCACCGTGCTGCTGCTCGGGGCGGTCACGGTCGTGCTGATGGGCGTGCCGACGCGCGGCCGGTCTCTGGAAGAGATCGCGGCGGGCGAGGTTGCATGA
- a CDS encoding GAF domain-containing protein, which translates to MTRTKTKADPWLCAVAAAQSSVDQPKALFAALDHAMKSAIGHKLFTILTYDDASGEAARVYSNLPGPYPAGGRKRLAPGPWTEAVLDRGEAYIGRTLDDLRDVFSDHELIASLGCASVLNMPVRWRGRTLGSLNLLHEAAWYDEDDVAACLPFAQLTLPALLAPAS; encoded by the coding sequence ATGACGCGGACCAAAACAAAGGCTGATCCCTGGCTCTGCGCCGTCGCGGCAGCGCAGAGCAGCGTCGATCAGCCGAAGGCGTTGTTCGCGGCGCTCGACCATGCCATGAAGTCGGCGATCGGGCACAAGCTGTTTACGATCCTGACCTACGACGACGCCAGTGGCGAAGCCGCGCGGGTCTATTCCAATCTTCCCGGGCCCTATCCTGCGGGCGGGCGCAAGCGCCTGGCGCCGGGGCCGTGGACCGAGGCGGTGCTCGACCGTGGCGAGGCCTATATCGGCCGCACGCTGGACGATCTGCGCGACGTGTTTTCCGACCACGAGCTGATTGCCTCGCTTGGCTGCGCGAGCGTGCTCAACATGCCGGTGCGCTGGCGTGGGCGCACGCTCGGCTCGCTCAATCTGCTGCACGAGGCGGCCTGGTACGACGAGGACGACGTCGCGGCCTGTCTCCCCTTTGCCCAATTGACATTGCCGGCACTTCTGGCGCCAGCGTCCTGA
- a CDS encoding FAD-dependent oxidoreductase translates to MSVAPKREEYDVVVIGAGPAGLAAAATSAEAGLSTLLLDENIGPGGQVFRAISSTPVTDRDQLGADYWVGADLVQSLRASSAEVIHRATVWSLDRNLDIAVSIGGASAFIKARRVILATGALERPFPIPGWTLPGVMTAGAAQTMLKSSALVPDGRTVIAGQGPLLWLLAAQILRLGGRIDRILDTTERGNYVAALPHAFAFLTSPYFTKGLSMMREVKARVQVVSGVSELSAAGDGQLASVSYVAGGRRETIPADLLLLHQGVVPNVNLAMSADIEHRWDDLQLCWSPVLDASGNSSVAGIAIAGDGAGIGGANAAVVRGRIATRAAVEALAPAAAAKLPAMATLRADLAKAERGRVFLDTLFRPAPQFRIPAGDTIVCRCEEVTAKDVLDSVAIGATGPNQLKAYRRTGMGPCQGRLCGLTVTELMAQARGKTPQEIGYYRLRAPVKPITLAELAAVPKSEADIKAVVRG, encoded by the coding sequence ATGAGCGTGGCTCCCAAGCGCGAAGAATATGATGTCGTCGTGATCGGCGCCGGGCCCGCGGGGCTCGCGGCGGCGGCGACGTCCGCCGAAGCCGGCCTGTCGACGCTATTGCTCGACGAGAATATCGGTCCCGGCGGCCAGGTGTTTCGCGCGATCTCGTCGACGCCGGTGACCGACCGCGATCAGCTCGGCGCGGACTATTGGGTTGGTGCCGATCTCGTGCAGTCGCTCCGCGCGAGCAGTGCCGAGGTCATCCACCGTGCGACGGTCTGGAGCCTCGATCGCAACCTCGATATCGCGGTGTCCATCGGAGGGGCGTCGGCCTTCATCAAGGCAAGGCGCGTGATTCTCGCGACCGGCGCGCTGGAGCGGCCGTTTCCGATTCCCGGCTGGACATTGCCGGGCGTCATGACGGCAGGCGCCGCGCAGACCATGCTGAAATCGTCGGCGCTGGTGCCGGATGGCCGCACCGTGATCGCGGGGCAGGGGCCGCTGCTCTGGCTGCTGGCCGCGCAGATCTTGCGCCTGGGTGGCCGCATCGACCGCATTCTCGACACCACCGAGCGCGGCAATTATGTCGCGGCGCTGCCGCACGCCTTCGCCTTCCTGACTTCGCCTTATTTCACCAAGGGCTTGTCGATGATGCGAGAGGTGAAGGCCAGGGTGCAGGTCGTCTCCGGCGTCTCTGAACTCTCTGCGGCCGGCGATGGCCAGCTCGCCAGCGTGAGTTATGTCGCCGGCGGCAGGCGTGAGACCATCCCTGCGGATCTGCTGTTGCTGCATCAGGGTGTCGTACCCAACGTCAATCTGGCGATGTCGGCCGACATCGAGCATCGCTGGGACGATTTGCAGCTGTGTTGGTCGCCCGTCCTCGATGCGAGCGGTAACTCTTCGGTCGCCGGCATCGCGATCGCCGGCGACGGTGCCGGCATCGGTGGTGCGAATGCCGCCGTCGTACGCGGCCGCATCGCGACGCGCGCGGCAGTGGAGGCATTGGCGCCTGCGGCGGCCGCGAAGCTTCCCGCGATGGCGACGCTCCGTGCCGATCTCGCCAAGGCGGAGCGCGGCCGCGTCTTCCTCGACACGCTGTTCCGTCCCGCGCCGCAATTCCGCATTCCCGCGGGCGACACCATCGTCTGCCGCTGCGAAGAGGTCACCGCAAAGGACGTTCTCGATTCCGTTGCGATCGGCGCGACAGGGCCGAACCAGCTCAAGGCCTATCGCCGCACCGGCATGGGCCCGTGCCAGGGCCGGCTCTGCGGCCTCACCGTCACCGAGCTGATGGCGCAGGCGCGTGGCAAGACCCCGCAGGAGATCGGCTATTACCGGCTGCGCGCGCCGGTGAAGCCGATCACGCTCGCCGAGCTCGCCGCCGTTCCGAAGAGCGAAGCGGATATCAAGGCCGTGGTACGCGGATGA
- a CDS encoding FAD-dependent oxidoreductase has translation MTQNVDAIVVGGGIHGCSTTLHLCLAGLKPMLIEKDYAGRHASGVNAGGVRQLARHIPEIPLSIRSMGIWEKIADLLDDDCSFESYGQVLVAENEEELAVCRARVAELNALGFTHEELIDAAELRRLVPAVAETCPGGVVSRRDGAANPAQTTTAFRRKAQQLGAIVREGVAASNIRYSDGLWYVDVGTETFAAPVLVNAAGAWAGKIAADLGEPVPVETVAPMLMITSRVPHFIDPVVILRGRKLSFKQFKNGTVLIGGGHLATPYQDRNETVLDWKSLAISARTVFELFPVMRSATIVRAWAGIEAKMKDDIPVFGPSSRHKGLYHQFGFSLHGFQLGPGAGAVMAELIVNGGTQTRISDLGIDRFHPSTL, from the coding sequence ATGACCCAAAACGTGGATGCGATCGTCGTCGGCGGCGGCATCCACGGATGCTCGACCACGCTGCACCTGTGCCTCGCCGGTCTGAAGCCGATGCTGATCGAGAAGGACTATGCCGGCCGGCATGCGTCCGGCGTCAATGCCGGCGGTGTCCGCCAGCTCGCGCGGCACATCCCTGAGATTCCGCTGTCGATCCGCTCGATGGGGATCTGGGAAAAGATCGCTGATCTGCTCGACGACGATTGCAGTTTTGAGAGCTACGGCCAGGTGCTGGTCGCGGAAAACGAGGAGGAGCTTGCCGTTTGCCGCGCGCGCGTCGCCGAGCTCAACGCGCTCGGCTTCACCCATGAAGAGCTGATCGACGCGGCTGAACTGCGACGCCTTGTGCCCGCTGTGGCGGAGACCTGTCCCGGCGGCGTCGTCTCGCGCCGGGACGGCGCAGCCAACCCCGCGCAGACGACGACGGCGTTCCGGCGCAAGGCCCAGCAGCTTGGCGCGATCGTGCGCGAGGGCGTAGCCGCCTCCAACATCCGCTACAGCGACGGCCTCTGGTACGTCGACGTCGGCACTGAAACCTTTGCCGCGCCGGTGCTCGTCAATGCGGCCGGCGCCTGGGCCGGCAAGATCGCCGCTGATCTCGGTGAGCCGGTGCCGGTCGAGACCGTGGCGCCGATGCTGATGATCACCTCGCGCGTGCCGCACTTCATCGATCCTGTCGTGATCCTGCGCGGGCGAAAGCTTTCCTTCAAGCAATTCAAGAACGGCACCGTGCTGATCGGCGGCGGCCATCTGGCCACCCCCTATCAGGACCGCAACGAGACGGTGCTGGACTGGAAGAGCCTCGCGATCAGCGCCCGCACCGTGTTCGAGCTGTTCCCGGTGATGCGCAGCGCCACGATCGTCCGCGCCTGGGCCGGCATCGAGGCCAAGATGAAGGACGACATCCCCGTGTTCGGGCCGAGCAGCCGCCACAAGGGGCTCTATCACCAGTTCGGCTTCTCGCTGCACGGTTTTCAGCTCGGCCCCGGTGCCGGCGCCGTGATGGCGGAGCTGATCGTCAACGGCGGCACCCAGACGCGAATCAGCGATCTCGGCATCGACCGCTTCCATCCCTCCACGCTTTAG
- a CDS encoding (2Fe-2S)-binding protein has product MFRRSEQDKRPQVQIFVDGVAVAARQGDTVSAALLASGQDARRSTAVSGAPRLPYCMMGVCFDCLVTIDGVGNRQGCLVPVAEGMQIEIQKGKREIGR; this is encoded by the coding sequence ATGTTCAGACGATCCGAGCAGGACAAGCGCCCGCAAGTGCAGATCTTCGTCGACGGCGTCGCCGTCGCGGCGCGCCAGGGCGACACCGTCTCCGCCGCGCTGCTGGCATCCGGCCAGGACGCGCGGCGCTCCACCGCAGTGAGCGGCGCGCCGCGTCTGCCCTATTGCATGATGGGCGTGTGCTTCGACTGCCTCGTCACCATCGATGGCGTCGGCAATCGCCAGGGCTGCCTCGTGCCAGTCGCCGAGGGCATGCAGATTGAAATCCAGAAGGGCAAGCGGGAGATCGGACGATGA
- a CDS encoding ABC transporter permease, translating to MRRNGPLALIFHTIFVIVMVAPILVVCLVAFTPEGFLSLPTNGFSLRWFRAIGNYPEFIHAFWVSLGLGALSSFVALLFAVPAALAIARYRFRGRDALAALFLSPLMIPHVVLGIAFLRFFTSAGLGGSFAALIIAHVIIVFPFALRLTLAAATGMDRTVEMAAVSLGAGGWTLFRRVTLPLILPGVISGWALAFIQSFDDLTMTVFLAAPGTETLPVRMFLYIQDNIDPLVTSVSACVIAVTMTALILLDRFYGLDRVLAGKGDTGR from the coding sequence ATGAGACGGAACGGCCCGCTGGCCCTGATCTTCCACACCATCTTCGTCATCGTGATGGTGGCGCCGATCCTGGTGGTCTGCCTCGTCGCCTTCACGCCCGAAGGTTTCCTGTCGCTGCCGACCAACGGCTTCTCGCTGCGTTGGTTCAGGGCGATCGGCAATTATCCCGAGTTCATCCATGCCTTCTGGGTCAGCCTCGGGCTCGGCGCGCTGTCGTCCTTCGTGGCGCTGCTGTTTGCGGTGCCGGCGGCGCTCGCGATCGCGCGCTATCGTTTCCGCGGACGCGATGCGCTGGCGGCGCTGTTCCTGTCGCCGCTGATGATCCCGCATGTCGTGCTTGGCATCGCCTTCCTGCGCTTTTTCACCTCGGCGGGCCTCGGCGGCAGTTTTGCCGCGCTGATCATCGCGCACGTCATCATCGTGTTTCCGTTCGCGCTGCGGCTGACGCTGGCGGCGGCAACCGGCATGGACCGCACGGTCGAGATGGCCGCGGTCTCGCTCGGCGCCGGCGGCTGGACGCTATTCCGCCGCGTGACGTTGCCGCTGATCCTGCCCGGCGTCATCAGCGGCTGGGCGCTCGCCTTCATCCAGTCGTTCGACGATCTCACCATGACCGTCTTTCTCGCAGCACCCGGCACTGAGACGTTGCCCGTGCGCATGTTCCTTTATATCCAGGACAACATCGATCCGCTGGTGACGTCGGTCTCGGCCTGCGTGATCGCTGTGACCATGACCGCCCTCATTCTGCTCGACCGCTTCTACGGGCTCGACCGTGTGCTCGCCGGCAAGGGCGATACGGGACGATAG